Genomic DNA from Mesorhizobium sp. 131-2-1:
TCGACAGCGTCGCGATCGGGCGCGCGTCGAGCCGCTTCAGAGCGATCGGCTCGCCCGTTTCCTCGCAGTAGCCATATGTGCCTTCATCGATGCGCTGGAGCGCGGAATCGATCTTCGAAATGAGCTTGCGTTGCCGGTCACGGGCACGAAGCTCAATGGCACGGTCGGTTTCCGAGGAGGCGCGGTCTGCCAGATCGGGGTGGTTGGCGTTTTCCTGCTGTAGGATTTCAAGAGTTTCGCGGGCTTCGCGCAGGATGTCGTTCTTCCAGGCGACCAGCTTCATGCGAAAGTAAGATTTCTGCCGTTCGTTCATGAACGGCTCGTCTTCGGAGGGTACGTAATCGGCGGTAACGATGTCGTTCATTCGACTCACCCAACAACCCCAATTTTGGCGCCTATATATTCGCGCAGAGAAGCCTGCACAAGCGCAATCGGCGATCGTTTCACGCAAATGTAATGTCGGACGCACAGCTGCCCATGATATCCTTATGCTTGCAGGCGGAACTCGAATTCATCCATGATTCGTTGTGGTTGAAGGCTATTGGCCATTGTGCGCCACGGCTTTCTCGTGGCTAATCCCATAGCGCCAATCGGCACTTTGGGGGAGCGGTGAGCAGACTTTACCTGTTGAGGCATGCCAAGGCCGGATGGGCGCTGCCCGGGGTCCGCGACTTCGACCGTCCGCTCGATGCGTCGGGCATCGCCGATGCCGAGGCGATGGGCGCGGCGATGCGCAGCCGCGCCTACATCCCCGACCTTACCCTCTGCTCCAATGCAAAACGGGCGCGCCAGACGCTGGAAGGCCTCGCCGGTCAAACCGATACCGGTCGGGTGCTGTTCTTCGACACGCTCTACAGCGAGGACGCCGCCGGCTATCTCGCCATCATCCGCGAGAATGGCGGAGCCGGTTCGCTCCTGGTCATCGGCCACAACCCGATGACCGAGGACCTCGCCATGGCGGTTTCGGGCGATGGCGAGGAGGGTGCGCGAGGCATGCTCAACCACGGCTTCCCGACATCCGGCCTCGCAGTCGTGCGTTTTCCGGGCGATCTTGCCCATGCCGCGCAAGGCGGCGGCTATCTCGAGGCTTTTTTGACGCCGGCCGATCTCTGAGCGGCAAATTGCTGGCGCCATTACAAACGGCAGCCCGAGCGCCTATATCGGAAACCGACGGGCCCTCAGAGAGCATGTTTTGGCATCATCGCTGACCACTTTCACCGACGAGGCGAAGATCGCTCTCGACACGCTTTCAGGGCGCGCCGCCGGGCTCTTTTCGCCGTCGCTGCGGCTCGGCGTGACCGGCCTGTCTCGTGCCGGCAAAACGGTGTTCATCTCGGCCCTGGTCCACAACCTGATCCATGGCGGGCGCCTGCCGCTGTTCGAGGCGCAGAAATCGGGACGCATCGCGCGGGCCTTCCTCGAGGAGCAGCCCGACGATGCCGTTCCCCGCTTCCAGTACGAGGATCATGTCGCGGCACTGGTGAACGACCGCGTCTGGCCAGACTCGACGCGCGCCATCTCCGAACTGCGGTTGACCATCGAATACGAATCAGCTTCCGGCTGGAACCGTTTGTTTTCAGCGGGAAAATTGTCAGTGGACATCGTCGACTACCCTGGCGAATGGCTGCTCGACCTGCCGCTGCTCGGCAAGTCCTTCGCCGATTTCTCGCGCGAGGCGATGGAGATGGCGGCATTGCCGGTACGCGCCGACCTTTCCGAGGGCTGGCGCACGCTCGCCGCCACGGTCGATCCCAATTCCGATGCCGACGAGATGACGGCGCGCCGCCTTGCCGAGAGCTTTTCGGCCTATCTCAGGGCGTGCAAACTCGACGAGCGGGCGCTGTCGACCTTGCCGCCCGGCCGCTTCCTGATGCCTGGCGACCTCGACGGCTCGCCGGCGCTGACCTTCGCGCCGTTGCCGGCGCTCACAGATCGACGGCCGCGTCCCGGCTCGCTGCAGGCGATGATGGAGCGGCGCTACGAGGCCTACAAGACGCATGTGGTCAAGCCATTCTTCCGCGAGCACATCACGCGCCTCGACCGCCAGATCGTGCTGATCGACGCCATGCAGGCGCTGAATGCCGGCCCGGCCGCCATGGCCGACCTGGAACGTGCCGTCACCGAAATCCTTGCCTGCTTCCGGCCCGGCCGGGGCAACTTCCTCAGCGATCTGTTCTCGCGGCGCATCGACCGCATCCTGGTGGCGGCGACCAAGGCCGATCACCTGCACCACGAG
This window encodes:
- a CDS encoding SixA phosphatase family protein, whose translation is MSRLYLLRHAKAGWALPGVRDFDRPLDASGIADAEAMGAAMRSRAYIPDLTLCSNAKRARQTLEGLAGQTDTGRVLFFDTLYSEDAAGYLAIIRENGGAGSLLVIGHNPMTEDLAMAVSGDGEEGARGMLNHGFPTSGLAVVRFPGDLAHAAQGGGYLEAFLTPADL
- a CDS encoding YcjX family protein encodes the protein MASSLTTFTDEAKIALDTLSGRAAGLFSPSLRLGVTGLSRAGKTVFISALVHNLIHGGRLPLFEAQKSGRIARAFLEEQPDDAVPRFQYEDHVAALVNDRVWPDSTRAISELRLTIEYESASGWNRLFSAGKLSVDIVDYPGEWLLDLPLLGKSFADFSREAMEMAALPVRADLSEGWRTLAATVDPNSDADEMTARRLAESFSAYLRACKLDERALSTLPPGRFLMPGDLDGSPALTFAPLPALTDRRPRPGSLQAMMERRYEAYKTHVVKPFFREHITRLDRQIVLIDAMQALNAGPAAMADLERAVTEILACFRPGRGNFLSDLFSRRIDRILVAATKADHLHHESHDRLQAIVRRLADRAVARANFTGADVDVAAMAAVRATREGTVKQGRETLPVIIGTPLKGEKINGDTFDGKAETAIFPGDLPEKVDAVFHASETQPSDGGEPAIRFVRFRPPKLERTAEGVTLSLPHIRLDRALQFLIGDHLA
- the dksA gene encoding RNA polymerase-binding protein DksA, translated to MNDIVTADYVPSEDEPFMNERQKSYFRMKLVAWKNDILREARETLEILQQENANHPDLADRASSETDRAIELRARDRQRKLISKIDSALQRIDEGTYGYCEETGEPIALKRLDARPIATLSIEAQERHERREKVYRDD